In the genome of Vicia villosa cultivar HV-30 ecotype Madison, WI linkage group LG7, Vvil1.0, whole genome shotgun sequence, one region contains:
- the LOC131616068 gene encoding pentatricopeptide repeat-containing protein At2g17670, which yields MGKIPPSFRSALSNPNLIKPSSSLPSSSKPRHFPNKTPSNFPAKSRKPQQQQQQQPQPPKPLSPFKSPNLQDAKTLFNSIVNSSNAPNDFRFHNSLLQSYASISTINDSIAFLRHMTKTHPLFSPEKSTYHILLTQSCKSADSADSTDSTLAPIHQTLNLMVSDGVSPDKVTVDLAVRSLCSVNRVDDAVELIKELSLKHCVPDIYTFNFLVKNLCKCRTLSSVYSFIEEMRSKFEVKPDLVTYTILIDNVCNTKNLREAMRLVKVLHEEGFKPDCFVYNTIMKGYCMLSRGSEAIEVYNQMKENGVEPDLVTYNTLIYGLSKSGRVTEAKKLLRVMAEKGHFPDEVTYTSLMNGMCRKGETLAALALLEEMEMKGCSPNSCTYNTLLHGLCKSRLFDKAMELYEMMKSDGLKLDMASYATFVRTLCRVGRIADAYEVFDYAVESKSLTDVAAYTTLESTLKWFLKAKEEGLKV from the coding sequence ATGGGAAAGATTCCTCCTTCATTCCGTTCCGCACTCTCAAACCCAAACCTAATCAAACCATCTTCATCGCTtccatcttcttccaaaccccgCCATTTCCCCAACAAAACCCCCTCCAATTTCCCCGCTAAATCTCGAAAaccccaacaacaacaacaacaacaacctcaacCTCCAAAACCCTTATCCCCATTCAAATCCCCAAACCTCCAAGACGCTAAAACCCTTTTCAATTCCATCGTTAACTCCTCAAATGCCCCCAATGATTTCCGCTTCCATAACTCCCTTCTTCAATCCTACGCTTCAATTTCCACCATTAACGATTCCATCGCTTTTCTCCGTCACATGACGAAAACTCATCCTTTATTCTCCCCTGAGAAATCCACTTACCATATCCTTCTTACCCAATCCTGCAAATCCGCTGATTCCGCTGATTCCACTGATTCCACTCTTGCCCCAATTCATCAAACCCTAAATTTGATGGTGTCTGATGGTGTAAGCCCTGATAAAGTTACTGTTGATTTAGCGGTCCGGTCACTTTGTTCGGTTAATCGTGTAGATGACGCGGTTGAGTTGATTAAAGAGTTGTCTTTGAAGCATTGTGTACCTGACATTTACACTTTCAATTTCCTTGTTAAGAATCTCTGTAAGTGCCGTACGTTGAGCTCTGTTTATAGTTTTATTGAAGAAATGCGTAGTAAATTTGAGGTGAAGCCTGATCTTGTTACTTATACGATTCTCATTGATAATGTGTGTAACACTAAGAATTTGCGCGAGGCGATGAGGTTGGTGAAGGTTCTCCACGAGGAAGGTTTTAAGCCGGATTGCTTTGTTTATAATACAATTATGAAAGGTTATTGTATGCTGAGTAGAGGGAGTGAGGCGATTGAGGTTTATAATCAGATGAAGGAGAATGGGGTGGAGCCGGATCTTGTTACTTATAATACGTTGATTTATGGGTTATCGAAATCCGGCCGGGTCACTGAAGCTAAGAAGTTGTTGCGTGTTATGGCGGAAAAGGGTCATTTTCCTGATGAGGTGACTTATACGTCTCTGATGAATGGGATGTGCAGGAAAGGTGAGACCTTGGCTGCATTGGCGTTGTTGGAAGAGATGGAAATGAAGGGCTGCAGTCCGAATTCATGCACGTATAACACGCTGCTACATGGGTTGTGTAAGTCTAGGCTGTTTGATAAGGCCATGGAATTGTATGAAATGATGAAATCGGATGGTCTGAAGCTTGATATGGCTTCTTATGCTACGTTTGTCAGGACTTTATGTAGAGTTGGGAGAATTGCGGATGCTTATGAAGTATTTGACTATGCAGTCGAAAGTAAGAGTTTGACAGACGTTGCTGCTTACACAACATTGGAGAGCACACTTAAATGGTTCCTAAAAGCAAAAGAAGAAGGCCTTAAAGTTTAA